GACGAAGACGAACTGATGGTTTTTATTGGCCAACAGATCCTTGTCCAAGGACAAAAAGTTCATAAAATCGATTTGGTAGGAAATCCCAATAACGATGGACTTTTGGATTTAAAATGGTCAGAGACTGGAGATACAGTTTTACTTCGAAAGGGGAGCATCCAAGCTCTTTATGAAATCAGAGACCGAATTCTCGTCGAAAAAATCAATGCTGTCGATGCTCTCGCCATCAATGCGATGGATGTCATCAATGAAATTCATAAAGATGGATTTGGTTTGAATGGAAAAACCAATTTAAACTTTTTTGAAAGCAGGGCTCTTGCCACAAATACCTTCGGTGAAATTGATACCGATGGAGATGGACTCAACGATAAAACTGCCGTGTTCCGTGTGACAGGTCGTACATCCATTGATGCCGATCGTCCGATTGGAATTTCAGGAACCATGCGTTTTTTGAAAGCAAGTCCTGGTGGGGAAACTGAAATTTTAGTTCCTTATTCCAAAGATGATACTTTGAATGCTGTTATCAAACGAATCAATCGTTCGGAAACTGGTGTTGTGGCTTACATGTCGCATGACAACCAGTTGGCGCTAAAAGCCACGACAAACCCTTTGGATAAAAAAGAAAATTTTATGATCCGCCACTTAGAAGATTCTGGGGAACTTCTTGTGGGTCTTACTGGAATCTTAACAGCAACAGGTGTTGCTGGATCTTTTGATTATCGAAAAATAGGTGAGATCAATAAATTCCAAGCCAATGCCCAGGACATCACACTCACACCGATGTATCATCCTTCTTCTTTCTTTAAAATGTCAGAAGATGTCAGAAACAATCCTGCAAACATTGCAGCAGCTCGTGGAAAAGATGTGAATGGATCCGGTGATTATAACTCACCGAACGGTCAAAAAGATGGATCAAATGCACTTCTCATCGCAGCAGCCCTCCGTGAAAAACCGGTGATGTTTGATTATTCCAAAACAACGGATGATTTTTATAACTCACTGATTTCTAGATTAGGAACAGAAGCAAGAGAAGCAAAACAAGAGTATACCACTCAGAATGAACTTATGGTGGAACTTGAGAACATGCGTCAGTCTGTGATGGGTGTGAATTTAGATGAGGAAATGGCCAATATGGTTCAGTTCCAACAGTCCTATAATGCATCCGCAAGAATGATCTCTACACTCAATGAAATGTTAGATACCATCATCAATAGGTTAGGTGTATAATCATGATCAGAATCACTAACATGATGCAAAACAATTCCTTGGTCCGGAACTTAAACCGTCACCAAGTGGCAATGGACGAAACTCAAACGCAATTGGGTACGGGATTAAAAATCCGTAAACCATCTGATGATCCAGGTGCGGCCACAAACCAAATGTATTTTCGATCCCGTCTGAACGAACTCTCCCAATACGAAGAAAACATTGGGGACGGATACCAAAGGTTACAACAGA
This genomic stretch from Leptospira meyeri harbors:
- the flgK gene encoding flagellar hook-associated protein FlgK gives rise to the protein MGSTFQGIEIGKRGLSVHQQAIQTTGHNISNADNKHYARQRVVMNSMDPLYEPAFNRAEVPGQIGQGVKISEIERVRDNFIDDRIIDSSSLKEYWGKKNDYLYQVETVFNEPTGTTLRSMMDQFWSSWEDLSNYPEETAHRAVVQEKAEALGSRMEDVYRKLSLLRDQSNREIESKVNHLNTVAENIKSLNEKITKSQALGDNPNDLLDRRDELLQELAGMADITIGRSDEDELMVFIGQQILVQGQKVHKIDLVGNPNNDGLLDLKWSETGDTVLLRKGSIQALYEIRDRILVEKINAVDALAINAMDVINEIHKDGFGLNGKTNLNFFESRALATNTFGEIDTDGDGLNDKTAVFRVTGRTSIDADRPIGISGTMRFLKASPGGETEILVPYSKDDTLNAVIKRINRSETGVVAYMSHDNQLALKATTNPLDKKENFMIRHLEDSGELLVGLTGILTATGVAGSFDYRKIGEINKFQANAQDITLTPMYHPSSFFKMSEDVRNNPANIAAARGKDVNGSGDYNSPNGQKDGSNALLIAAALREKPVMFDYSKTTDDFYNSLISRLGTEAREAKQEYTTQNELMVELENMRQSVMGVNLDEEMANMVQFQQSYNASARMISTLNEMLDTIINRLGV